GAGGGCAGATAAACCCTCAATTTTTAATACAAGATATTTTATAAAACAACTCTAGGAGGTAAAGAAAGTTGTCTTTCTTTCTTTATTCCTTCTAACTCTAATATCTCATCATCTACACTAGTACTAGAACTAGCAGAAGCTAAGATATTTCCATTTGATACATCAATTAATTTTATAAATACAATCAATGTCTCTGTTGTAATTGTATATGTACCTACAACAGCAAACTTACCATCAACTGTCTTATTAGTAATATCTCTTTGTTCTCTTGTTAAAAGATTTAAGCCATGTTGTCCATAAGAGAAATTTTCACTTAATTCAACTTGTCTTACTATAATATTTTTATTTAATAAAGCATCTTTTAAATGTTCAGATAATAAAAAACCTAATTTTGACCTATTTTCTAACTTATCAATATTTACAAAGTCTGATACTAAAACAACATCATCATCTAGTATATATCTATCAAGTCTAGCTGAAGTTTTTTTAATTAGATTTGTTACTAATGAATTAAAATCATTTGAACCTGTAATTTTTTTATGATTACTAGGAGCTTTTTTAGCTATATTTTCCATAAAAGATGGAAGGTCTTCACTTCCTGTCATCTTCTTTAATGAACAAGAAGTAAATAAAAAAAGAGGGATTGAAACTAATATTATTAGTTTACTTATTTGTAAAAAAGCCTTTATCATAAATCTCTATTTTTCTTGAATGATTTTAATTGTTCTTGCTGGTTTACAATCTTTAAAAAGAATACAATCATTTCTTCTATTGTGTAAATACGTTGCTCTTGCACTTGAAATAATTCTTCCAGTAATATTATCAATTACTCTTGCATTTAAAATCACTTTACCAAATTGTCTTGAATAAGTACCAACTACAACATATGTATTTGGAATTTCATCTTTTAATTTATAAGGGTTTCTTGTAATAAAGTACTCACCTTTTTCATTAATAGAAACTGCCATTTGACCTCTATATTCAATTACATTGAAGCCTCTATTTGACATCTCATTAATCATACTTTCACTTACAATTCTTCCAAACTCTGTAGTCTTTTTAAAATTGTCTAATCTAACAAAAGACGTAATAAGAACAGGTTTGCTAGTATTCATTTTCTTATTTCTCATCATTTGAGTAGCAAGAGAGTTGATTGAACCTTCTAATGTTCTTTGATTAATCACATTATATTGTAAGTCTTGAGCTATTTTCATATGCTCCTTAGTAACTTGAACCTTGTTGTTTTCTTTGATTACAGTATATTCATTCTCTGCATCTACTGATTGTGCTTTTTGTCCTGTAGCCCCATTTATAGACGAATGAGCGACACATCCAGAAAATAAACTAATTGCTGCTGTAGCAAGACAAGCTTTAGCGAAAGTTTTAAGCATAAAATCCCCTTTTTATAATTGCATAAATTTTATTTAAAAACAGCTTATAAATTCTTGAAAGCTCCTTATTTCAGCATTTAGTAATTTAATTTGTTTTATTTTAGTACAATAAAAATCTACAAGGAGATTATATGTCAAAAATAGTAATTCCAATTTCAAACGGTTTTGAAGAGATTGAAGCAATTTCAATAATAGATGTTTGTCGAAGAGCAGAGATAGAAGTAGTTATTGCAGGAGTTGAAGCTTTAGAAACAATAGGAGCACACAAAGTAAAAGTAAGCGCAGATTGTAAAGTTGAAGATATTAAAGAAAATAACTTCGACATGATAGTTCTTCCAGGTGGATTACCAAATGCCTTTACACTCGCAGATAATGAACATGTGCAAAGACTTTTAAAAGAGTTTAAAGCAAGTGATAAATATATAGCAGCTATTTGTGCAGCACCATATGCCTTACATAAAGCAGAAGTTTTAAATAAAAACTATACTTGTTATCCAAGTTTTGAGCAAAAAATAGTTCCAGAAAATTATATCAGCAATCAAAATGTCGTAAAAGATGGAAACGTAATCACATCAAGAGGGCCAGCAACAGCTATGGAGTTTGCACTTGAAATAGTAAAACTTCTTGAAGGGGAAAAGATTTATAAGGAAGTAAAAGAAGGGCTATTAGCAAATAATTAATTGCTAATAGCTATTTATTATTTATCAAAAGGTGGAATTCTTCCTACCATAGCCTCAAGTTCTCTAAGCTCATCATCATTATGGTCTATTAGTTTTTTTGCAGGTTTTACAGTACCATCTGCTAAAACCCAATCCATTTCATGGTGAGCTGCTTCATAAAATTTATGCCCTTTTGCTGTTTTTAATTCTGTTTCTCCATAACAAGTACAAAAATATGATTTCCCATCTTTATGTTGTACATAAACACCAGTTCCTCTAATACCTGCTGTCATATTTTCTGTTTTAACTTCATGCTTATCTCCACCTTCACCAAACACTGCTAAAACACCACCTGTTACTACATTAAGAGTTTTTAATCCACCCTTTTCTTCTATTGAAAATTTTGTATCAGAATTTGCTAAAAAAGCATCTTTGCCTATATTAAATTTTATCTTAGATTTTTTACCAGTTTTTACAAAATCTCCAAGTTTTACAACACTATTTTTTGTAGCTTTTTTGCCATTTATATAAACATCTCCACTACTATGAATCATATCTGCAAATACATTTAGAACAAAAAGAGAACAAAGTCCAATTATAATTTTTTTCATTTTTTGCCTCTCAAACAATAATTTAGTACAAATATTATATCATAAGCAATGAAATTTCTTATTAGACATAAATTATTATTCTTTTTTATATCCTTCATACTACTCACTTTTAGTTATTTAAATTTTGATGAAGTAACTAGTAATTTTGATGAAAAAATTAGAGAAATATTTTTTGAAATAAGAGGGGAAATTCCCACTACAAATAAAGTAGTAATAATAGATATTGATGAAAAATCAATAAATCAACTTGGACAATGGCCTTTTAGTAGAGACTATATGGCACAAGTTTTGGCAAATCTTACAAATGCAGGTGCTGGAATTATAGGTGTTGATATTATATTTTCAGAAGCAGATAGAAGTTCTCCTTCTTATATGTCAAGAAAACTAAATGTAAAGGGTGAATTTAGAGATAATGATCAACTTTTAGCTGCTGTTATTTCTCAAACACCTACTATATTAGGATATTATTTTACAAAAGATTTATCAAAAAATTCCAAACCAACTCCTGTTACAAAATTTACACCTAACTCATCACCTCATCTTTTAAATTTTAAAAATGTAGTTACAAGTATTTCTCCTATACAAGAGAATGCTTATTCTTCTGGATTTTTTAATGCTTTTAATGATCAACAAGGAAAGATTATAAAAATGCCATTATTACTGCAACATAAAGATAAGATCTATCCTTCTTTAGTCTTTGAAATGATTAATATTGCAAGTAATACACAAAATGTAAAAATAGTTCAAGATAACTATGCTATTTCAGGGGTAAAACTTTCAAATATAGATATACCAACAGATAAACATGGTTTTATGAGAATAAATTTTAGAGGGGCAAAAAAAAGTTTTAAATATATCTCTTTTTTAGATATTTTAAATGGCAACTTTGACAAAAATGATATAAATGGAAAATTTATTTTAATAGGAACTTCTATTACTACTTTAGCGGATTTACGTTCTACAATATATGACTTAGCCATGCCAGGAGTTGAGATACATGCAAACATGATTGATAACATTTTAAAAGGTGACTTCTTATATGAACCAACATTTGGCAAAGCCATTGATATTTT
The Arcobacter sp. CECT 8983 genome window above contains:
- a CDS encoding FlgO family outer membrane protein, translated to MIKAFLQISKLIILVSIPLFLFTSCSLKKMTGSEDLPSFMENIAKKAPSNHKKITGSNDFNSLVTNLIKKTSARLDRYILDDDVVLVSDFVNIDKLENRSKLGFLLSEHLKDALLNKNIIVRQVELSENFSYGQHGLNLLTREQRDITNKTVDGKFAVVGTYTITTETLIVFIKLIDVSNGNILASASSSTSVDDEILELEGIKKERQLSLPPRVVL
- a CDS encoding FlgO family outer membrane protein; amino-acid sequence: MLKTFAKACLATAAISLFSGCVAHSSINGATGQKAQSVDAENEYTVIKENNKVQVTKEHMKIAQDLQYNVINQRTLEGSINSLATQMMRNKKMNTSKPVLITSFVRLDNFKKTTEFGRIVSESMINEMSNRGFNVIEYRGQMAVSINEKGEYFITRNPYKLKDEIPNTYVVVGTYSRQFGKVILNARVIDNITGRIISSARATYLHNRRNDCILFKDCKPARTIKIIQEK
- a CDS encoding DJ-1 family glyoxalase III; this translates as MSKIVIPISNGFEEIEAISIIDVCRRAEIEVVIAGVEALETIGAHKVKVSADCKVEDIKENNFDMIVLPGGLPNAFTLADNEHVQRLLKEFKASDKYIAAICAAPYALHKAEVLNKNYTCYPSFEQKIVPENYISNQNVVKDGNVITSRGPATAMEFALEIVKLLEGEKIYKEVKEGLLANN
- a CDS encoding FecR domain-containing protein is translated as MKKIIIGLCSLFVLNVFADMIHSSGDVYINGKKATKNSVVKLGDFVKTGKKSKIKFNIGKDAFLANSDTKFSIEEKGGLKTLNVVTGGVLAVFGEGGDKHEVKTENMTAGIRGTGVYVQHKDGKSYFCTCYGETELKTAKGHKFYEAAHHEMDWVLADGTVKPAKKLIDHNDDELRELEAMVGRIPPFDK